A genomic segment from Fibrobacter sp. encodes:
- a CDS encoding nitroreductase, with the protein MRMIACLSIIVSASLFMSYAEKPESTSDIVNNTILNRRSIRKYKDQKVPKEILDVIIKSGINAPSAINKQPWEIRVVSKPELLKKIKATGASFYNAPVVIVIANDTANSYSELDCGLLSQNIMLSAESFKLGTCALGNLARAISKNTPEADSVLAELKFSKGYKPVLGIALGYKDESPDAKPR; encoded by the coding sequence ATGAGAATGATCGCTTGTCTATCGATAATTGTATCCGCCTCACTATTCATGTCATACGCAGAAAAACCGGAAAGTACATCCGATATTGTTAACAACACCATTCTGAACCGCCGCAGTATCCGCAAATATAAAGATCAAAAGGTACCTAAAGAGATTCTTGATGTAATAATCAAATCAGGGATAAATGCCCCAAGCGCTATAAACAAACAGCCCTGGGAAATCCGGGTCGTTTCAAAGCCTGAGCTGCTTAAAAAGATTAAAGCCACAGGCGCCAGTTTTTATAATGCTCCGGTAGTCATCGTTATAGCCAATGATACGGCTAACTCTTACAGTGAACTTGACTGCGGACTTTTATCGCAAAATATCATGCTGAGTGCGGAATCCTTTAAACTTGGAACCTGTGCCTTGGGAAATCTTGCACGTGCTATCTCTAAAAATACCCCAGAAGCGGATTCTGTTCTGGCAGAACTGAAATTTTCCAAGGGGTACAAACCTGTTCTGGGTATCGCTCTTGGTTACAAAGACGAGTCTCCTGATGCAAAACCGCGCG